From the genome of Burkholderia cepacia ATCC 25416:
CAAGCGGTTTTTGTTGCTATTCCCTTGATTCGTCGCGTATATTCCGAATTCCGGTGGCCCGGGCGAAGCATGCCCACCCACTGTCGGCCGCGCCGTCTCCCGTCGGGAGCGGGATCGACGGCAACAAGAAAATGGTTCAACGGCCTCCAGGCCCCCTTTACGACGGTGTCCCCATGAACGACCACCAGCAGCCGCTCGCCGCGGTGCCCGCCGCACAAGGTCTGTATGACCCGCAAAACGAACACGACGCCTGCGGCGTCGGCTTCGTCGCTCACATCAAGGGCAAGAAGAGCCACGAGATCATTCAGCAGGGTCTGAAGATCCTCGAGAACCTCGATCACCGTGGCGCGGTCGGTGCCGATCCGCTGATGGGCGACGGTGCGGGCATCCTGATCCAGATTCCGGACGCGTTCTATCGCGAGGAAATGGCGAAGCAGGGCGTGAACCTGCCGCCGGCCGGCGAATATGGGGTCGGCATGATCTTCCTGCCGAAGGAAAACGCATCGCGTCTCGCGTGCGAGCAGGAGCTCGAGCGCACGGTGAAGGCCGAAGGCCAGGTCGTGCTCGGCTGGCGCGACGTGCCGGTCGACCACGCGATGCCGATTTCGCCGACCGTGAAGGCGAGCGAGCCGCTGATCCGTCAGATCTTCATCGGCCGCGGCAAGGACATCATGGTGACGGACGCGCTCGAGCGGAAGCTGTACGTGATCCGCAAGACGGCCAGCCACCGTATCCAGGCGCTGAAGCTCAAGCACGGCAAGGAATACTTCGTGCCGTCGATGTCGGCGCGCACGATCGTCTACAAGGGGCTGCTGCTCGCGGGCCAGGTCGGCGTGTACTACCGCGACCTGCAGGACGCGCGCGTCGTGTCGGCGCTCGCGCTCGTGCACCAGCGCTTCTCGACCAACACGTTCCCGGCATGGGAGCTGGCTCACCCGTACCGGATGATCGCGCACAACGGCGAGATCAACACCGTGAAGGGCAACGTGAACTGGCTGAACGCGCGTACCGGCGCGATCGCGTCGCACGTGCTCGCCGACGATCTTCCGAAGCTGTGGCCGCTGATCTACCCGGGCCAGTCCGATACGGCGTCTTTCGACAACTGTCTCGAACTGCTGGTGATGGCCGGCTACCCGCTCGTGCACGCGGTGATGATGATGATCCCGGAAGCGTGGGAACAGCACACGCTGATGGACGAGAACCGCCGCGCGTTCTACGAATACCACGCCGCGATGATGGAGCCGTGGGACGGCCCGGCCGCGATCGCGTTCACCGACGGCCGCCAGATCGGCGCGACGCTCGACCGTAACGGCCTGCGTCCGGCGCGCTACATCGTGACCGACGACGACCTCGTCATCATGGCGTCGGAAGCCGGCACGCTGCCGATCCCCGAATCGAAGATCGTCAAGAAGTGGCGCCTGCAGCCGGGCAAGATGTTCCTGATCGACATGGAACACGGCCGCATCATCGACGACAAGGAGCTCAAGGACAACCTCGCGAACGCGAAGCCGTACAAGAGCTGGATCGACGCGGTGCGCATCAAGCTCGACGAGATCGAGCCGAAGGCCGAGGAAGTCGCGGCCGGCCGTACGCAGGGCGCCGCGCTGCTCGACCGCCAGCAGGCGTTCGGCTATACGCAGGAAGACCTGAAGTTCCTGATGGCGCCGATGGCGCAGCAGGGCGAAGAGGCCGTCGGTTCGATGGGCAACGACTCGCCGCTCGCGGTGATGTCGAACAAGAACAAGACGCTCTATCACTACTTCAAGCAGCTGTTCGCGCAGGTCACGAACCCGCCGATCGACCCGATCCGCGAGAACATGGTCATGTCGCTCGTGTCGTTCATCGGCCCGAAGCCGAACCTGCTCGACACGAACAACATCAACCCGCCGATGCGTCTCGAAGTGTCGCAGCCGGTGCTCGACTTCAAGGACATCGCGAAGATCCGCGCGATCGACCAGTACACGGGCGGCAAGTTCAGCGCATACGAACTGAACATCTGCTATCCCGTCGCCTGGGGCAAGGAAGGCATCGAGGCGCGTCTCGCGTCGCTGTGCGCGGAAGCCGTCGACGCGGTGAAGTCGGGCTACAACATGCTGATCGTGTCCGACCGCAAGACGGACGCCGAGCATGTCGCGATCCCGGCGCTGCTCGCCACGTCGGCGATCCACACGCACCTCGTCCAGCAAGGGCTGCGCACGAGCACGGGCCTCGTCGTCGAGACGGGCTCCGCACGTGAGACGCACCACTTCGCGCTGCTCGCGGGCTACGGCGCGGAAGCCGTGCACCCGTACCTCGCGATGGAAACGCTCGCGAAGATGGCCGAAGGCCTGCCGGGCGACCTGTCGCCGGAGAAGGCCGTCTACAACTTCACGAAGGCGGTCGGCAAGGGCCTGCAGAAGGTGATGTCGAAGATGGGCATCTCGACGTACATGTCGTACACGGGTGCGCAGATCTTCGAAGCGCTCGGCCTGTCGAGCGACCTCGTCGAGAAGTACTTCAAGGGCACGGCGTCGAAGGTCGGCGGCATCGGCCTGTTCGAAGTCGCGGAAGAAGCGATCCGCCTGCACCGCGACGCATTCGGCGACAACCCGGTCCTGCGCGACATGCTCGACGCGGGCGGCGAGTACGCGTACCGCGTGCGCGGCGAAGACCACATGTGGACGCCGGATTCGATCGCGAAGCTCCAGCACGCGACGCGCAGCAACTCGTACCAGACGTACAAGGAATACGCGCACCTGATCAACGACCAGACCAAGCGTCACATGACGTTCCGCGGCCTGTTCGAGTTCAAGGTCGAGCCGACCAAGGCGATTCCGATCGACGACGTCGAGCCGGCGAAGGACATCGTCAAGCGTTTTGCGACGGGTGCGATGTCGCTCGGTTCGATCAGCACCGAAGCGCACGCGACGCTCGCGATCGCGATGAACCGGATCGGCGGCAAGTCGAACACCGGCG
Proteins encoded in this window:
- a CDS encoding glutamate synthase-related protein; the protein is MNDHQQPLAAVPAAQGLYDPQNEHDACGVGFVAHIKGKKSHEIIQQGLKILENLDHRGAVGADPLMGDGAGILIQIPDAFYREEMAKQGVNLPPAGEYGVGMIFLPKENASRLACEQELERTVKAEGQVVLGWRDVPVDHAMPISPTVKASEPLIRQIFIGRGKDIMVTDALERKLYVIRKTASHRIQALKLKHGKEYFVPSMSARTIVYKGLLLAGQVGVYYRDLQDARVVSALALVHQRFSTNTFPAWELAHPYRMIAHNGEINTVKGNVNWLNARTGAIASHVLADDLPKLWPLIYPGQSDTASFDNCLELLVMAGYPLVHAVMMMIPEAWEQHTLMDENRRAFYEYHAAMMEPWDGPAAIAFTDGRQIGATLDRNGLRPARYIVTDDDLVIMASEAGTLPIPESKIVKKWRLQPGKMFLIDMEHGRIIDDKELKDNLANAKPYKSWIDAVRIKLDEIEPKAEEVAAGRTQGAALLDRQQAFGYTQEDLKFLMAPMAQQGEEAVGSMGNDSPLAVMSNKNKTLYHYFKQLFAQVTNPPIDPIRENMVMSLVSFIGPKPNLLDTNNINPPMRLEVSQPVLDFKDIAKIRAIDQYTGGKFSAYELNICYPVAWGKEGIEARLASLCAEAVDAVKSGYNMLIVSDRKTDAEHVAIPALLATSAIHTHLVQQGLRTSTGLVVETGSARETHHFALLAGYGAEAVHPYLAMETLAKMAEGLPGDLSPEKAVYNFTKAVGKGLQKVMSKMGISTYMSYTGAQIFEALGLSSDLVEKYFKGTASKVGGIGLFEVAEEAIRLHRDAFGDNPVLRDMLDAGGEYAYRVRGEDHMWTPDSIAKLQHATRSNSYQTYKEYAHLINDQTKRHMTFRGLFEFKVEPTKAIPIDDVEPAKDIVKRFATGAMSLGSISTEAHATLAIAMNRIGGKSNTGEGGEDEKRYRNELRGIPIKSGETLKSVIGDEIVSDIPLKDGDSLRSKIKQVASGRFGVTAEYLASADQIQIKMAQGAKPGEGGQLPGHKVSEYIGKLRYSVPGVGLISPPPHHDIYSIEDLAQLIHDLKNVNPSSSISVKLVSEVGVGTVAAGVAKAKADHVVIAGHDGGTGASPLSSVKHAGTPWELGLAETQQTLVLNRLRGRIRVQADGQMKTGRDVVIGALLGADEFGFATAPLVVEGCIMMRKCHLNTCPVGVATQDPVLRAKFKGQPEHVVNYFFFVAEEVREIMAQLGVAKFDDLIGRADLLDTRKGIEHWKAKGLDFSRVFYQPEECEDVAPRHVDVQDHGLERALDHVLIEKAKAAIENGEHVSFIQPVRNVNRTVGAMLSGVIAKKHGHEGLADDAVHIQLKGTAGQSFGAFLAKGVTLDLVGDGNDYVGKGLSGGRIIIRPTNDFRGKSEENIICGNTVMYGAIEGESFFRGVAGERFCVRNSGATAVVEGTGDHGCEYMTGGTVVVLGETGRNFAAGMSGGLAYIYDPEGTFAAKCNKSMVALEPVLQQAEQERTVDRALWHAGTTDEALLKGLVERHFQFTGSPRAKSLLENWDAARRQFVKVFPHEYKRALGEIGAKKAAKEELAA